Proteins encoded within one genomic window of Dasania marina DSM 21967:
- a CDS encoding PLP-dependent aminotransferase family protein, whose protein sequence is MKEILIYLDPNSALSLQAQIREKLVEAIISGVLPCDERLPPTRRLAEMLKVSRNTVILAYQKLTDEGYLESRPRSGIYVSNKIISDINSAALTDKPISPKQIIKRGKSVDFKQYDRPLNEYTYPFIHDCIDTDLIPTNDWQEASRLAHSSNAAKKWSSTDFEEDDPEFIDQLRTKALARRAITASPEEILITTGAHNAHYLITQLLVDADSKIAFEDPGAPKLRNMLKSSGATLHYQPIDDSGMIIDDNIDSCQLLYCTPSHQVPTGVCMTLERRKAAIAKANQQNITIIEDDVDSDSNYEGQEFPALRSLDTQGRVIYVSQLSTILAPGLNLGFIVASPPIITQLKALRKKIMPPPSLLQQRTACTFFKLGHYNASLANIKHVLYQRWKALWKALNYHFPFLIITAPSQGGACWVTIKKDIDIDVAALVARAKLAGVLIEPGNIYYSDSSTQEKTLRIGTAGVPIDRIRPGINKLGNLLREMTSNYQGALTCNATSWISGDKLSTLMPGAMLKMKTVFGNSCHIQLHSDGTMSGVAELDKLETDKGKWWIEGDLWYRQWSTWSYGEALGLKIAITGKNIQWYSQDNMLEDRGEIILAKQ, encoded by the coding sequence ATGAAAGAAATCCTCATCTATCTTGACCCTAATAGCGCACTAAGCCTGCAAGCTCAGATTAGAGAAAAACTCGTAGAAGCTATTATCTCTGGCGTATTGCCCTGCGATGAAAGGCTGCCCCCTACGCGCAGGCTTGCCGAGATGCTGAAAGTCTCTCGTAACACGGTCATTCTTGCTTATCAGAAACTCACCGATGAAGGGTATTTGGAAAGCCGGCCACGCAGTGGTATTTATGTTAGTAATAAAATAATCTCAGATATAAACTCAGCTGCTTTAACCGATAAGCCTATAAGCCCTAAGCAAATCATTAAGCGGGGCAAAAGTGTTGATTTTAAACAATACGACCGCCCTCTTAATGAATACACTTACCCCTTCATCCATGACTGTATAGACACCGACCTTATCCCAACCAACGACTGGCAAGAAGCCTCACGATTAGCCCACAGCTCTAATGCTGCAAAAAAATGGAGTTCTACCGACTTTGAAGAGGATGACCCCGAATTTATCGATCAACTGCGAACAAAAGCTCTTGCACGTAGAGCCATAACCGCCAGCCCTGAAGAAATTCTTATTACAACTGGAGCGCACAACGCTCACTATTTGATAACACAGCTACTGGTCGACGCCGATAGTAAGATTGCGTTTGAAGATCCAGGCGCCCCCAAGCTACGAAATATGCTGAAAAGCAGCGGAGCGACACTGCACTATCAGCCTATAGATGACAGTGGCATGATAATCGACGACAACATCGATAGCTGCCAGCTTCTTTATTGCACCCCCAGCCACCAAGTCCCTACCGGCGTCTGCATGACCCTTGAACGCAGAAAGGCCGCAATAGCTAAAGCAAACCAACAAAACATAACCATTATCGAAGATGACGTTGATTCCGATAGCAATTACGAGGGGCAAGAATTTCCAGCTTTGCGTAGCCTAGATACGCAAGGGCGCGTTATCTACGTCTCTCAATTATCAACCATACTCGCGCCCGGTTTAAATCTTGGGTTTATCGTCGCATCACCGCCAATTATTACGCAACTCAAAGCGCTTCGAAAAAAAATCATGCCGCCGCCCTCTCTTTTGCAGCAACGCACAGCTTGCACATTTTTTAAATTAGGGCACTACAATGCATCGCTAGCCAATATCAAGCATGTACTCTATCAACGATGGAAAGCACTATGGAAAGCGTTAAACTATCATTTTCCTTTTTTAATTATTACCGCCCCAAGCCAAGGCGGAGCCTGCTGGGTGACAATAAAAAAAGATATCGATATTGATGTAGCCGCATTGGTAGCAAGAGCGAAACTAGCCGGCGTGCTTATCGAACCCGGCAATATTTACTATAGCGATTCATCAACCCAAGAAAAAACCCTGAGAATAGGAACCGCTGGTGTTCCTATTGATAGAATACGCCCAGGAATTAATAAATTAGGTAATTTATTACGTGAGATGACCTCTAATTATCAGGGCGCATTAACGTGCAACGCTACGTCGTGGATATCAGGGGATAAGCTCAGCACGCTAATGCCAGGCGCAATGCTTAAAATGAAAACAGTTTTTGGTAATAGTTGCCACATTCAATTGCACTCGGACGGCACCATGTCAGGCGTTGCAGAGTTAGATAAGCTAGAAACCGATAAAGGAAAGTGGTGGATTGAAGGCGACCTCTGGTATCGGCAATGGAGCACTTGGTCTTATGGTGAAGCTTTAGGCCTCAAAATAGCGATTACCGGAAAAAACATCCAATGGTACAGCCAAGACAATATGCTAGAAGATAGGGGAGAAATAATATTAGCAAAACAATAG
- the ssb gene encoding single-stranded DNA-binding protein has product MARGINKVILVGNLGNDPETNSLPSGGAVTNISIATSESWKDKNTGQQQERTEWHRVVFFNRLAEIAAEYLRKGSKVYVEGSLRTRKWQDKQTGQDRYSTEIVGAEMQMLDSRGGAQQGPGQGQGGYDQYSQAPQQAAPQQTAQAPQQPYQQQPQQASPQQRAPQAPPVAAAPDAGAWDDDIPF; this is encoded by the coding sequence ATGGCAAGGGGCATAAATAAAGTTATTTTAGTGGGTAATTTGGGTAACGACCCAGAGACCAATTCTTTACCTTCCGGCGGCGCAGTCACCAATATCAGCATTGCGACCTCAGAAAGCTGGAAAGATAAAAACACCGGTCAGCAGCAAGAGCGCACCGAGTGGCACCGAGTGGTGTTCTTTAATCGCCTCGCTGAAATTGCCGCCGAGTATTTGCGTAAAGGCTCTAAGGTGTATGTAGAGGGCTCGTTAAGAACCCGCAAGTGGCAGGATAAGCAAACTGGCCAAGACAGATACTCTACCGAGATCGTCGGTGCCGAAATGCAAATGCTGGACAGTCGTGGCGGCGCTCAGCAAGGGCCGGGGCAAGGTCAGGGGGGCTATGATCAATATAGCCAAGCGCCGCAGCAGGCCGCGCCACAGCAAACCGCGCAGGCGCCACAGCAGCCTTATCAGCAGCAACCGCAACAAGCCAGCCCTCAACAGCGTGCACCACAGGCGCCACCGGTGGCGGCAGCCCCTGATGCAGGCGCTTGGGATGACGATATTCCGTTCTAA